The region AGAATCTTTTACCAAAAATTCTACCAAGATTTTTTTCGAATGACGAGGTTCATACTATTAAACAGTTCTACTTTAGATATGTTGATGATGGTTTTAACATATGGCCTAAAGACttagatataaacaaatttaaattgtcaCTCGCCGAACTAAACAACTAAATTACCTTCACAATTGACTATGGCATTGAAttagttgaaaaagaaaatatttataatatatttagatttttagacatttctgttattttttaaaataacaaatatattaaaactgacatattttataaagaaacaaacACACACgattatcttaattttaacaGTCATCATCCTTACCACACCAAAAAGAACATCCCCTATAGTCTTGCAAAAAGAATAATTGTATTTACATCTGATTATATCACCGAAAACCTGCGTTTAGCAGAGCTTAATTTATGGCTGAAAGAATGTTATTATCCAGACATTGTTATTGAAAAAGCATTTCATAATGCAAAACTACAAGGACCAGCTCAACAACAGAAACCTAATGAAGTCGTTCCTTTAGTCACTACATTTTACAGCAACCTAAATTGCCAAACTATATTAACTAAAACCAAACTTCTACTCACTTTATCAACCAGtgaaagaatacaaaaaatattttctaacatAAATCCTGTAATAGCTTACAAACAACCACCAAATTTACTGAGACAACTTACTTCCGCTAAATTTAATTCCACAACATCTAATAACAAAAAGATaggaatttttaaatgtaatgatAGTCGTtgcaaaatttgtttattttacctaCACGAGGTAAATAATTTCGTAAAATCCAACAGTACTATTTGGAAAATTAAAAGTCACAATACTTGTAGCAGCAAAAATgtcatttattatctaaaatgtTTGTCTTGTAATGGTCAATCAACGTATActggaaaaacaaacaatttgagAAATCGCACTAATGGTCATATTTCAAGTTGCAGAACTGGCCTTTCAACAGACAGGTTTGACAATCATGAATATGATTGCCAacgtataaataaaaaaaaaatcgaatcaTTTTTCCAGCTTTTTGTATTTCTGGaacttaaaagtaataaaaatttattatcttatgAAAGTCATTTGCATAAACAAAAGCATGACACTTTTAACTAACACCtcctgttttataaaatattagactATGGTAACTGATAGCAACAATACattaattgattataaaatacttttgtaacaaaaaatgaaaaaatttgtacaTGACAGCACTTAAACTCACACTACTGATGAAAACTTTGAAAGGCCTCTTGCGTTAAATATATTCTGTAATAATTTCTTACAAGCCTTTaaagacaaacaaaaaaatatatattttaagtagagATTTTGTTTAACACACATTTttcattgcatatatatatatatatatatatatatatatatatatatatatatatatatatatatacatatatatatatatatacatatataaatatatatatatatatatatatgtatatatatatatatgtatatatatatatgtatatatatatgtatatatatatatatatgtatatatatctatatatatatatacatatatatataaatgtatatatatatatatatatatatgtatatatataaatataaatatatatataaaagtatatacatatatatatatatatatatatatatatatatatatatatatatatatatatatatatatatatatatattatatatatatatatatatatatatattgatatctatatctttatatacatatatatatatatatatatatatagatatatatataataatatatatatatatatatatatatatatatatatgttataaatagttatagagaaatagaatattatatgaaattgtaacatatttacataaaatatttttttatctatgtgtataaacataaatatgtatatatatatatatatatatatatatatatatatatatatatatatatatatatataaacatttatatatatatatctttttttatatatttatgtatgtatatatttatattttatatatatatttatatatatatgtatatatacatatacatataaatgtatatatatataataataataataataataataattagagaTTAAAGTTCCATTATTTACAACAATCACAATAGTGATGAAGTAATTCAGAAGCACTAAAACAAGTTGGCTATGAACTTGAAAAAGcgtttataaaaagttcatattttagtctctttttaaatgtttctaaagAGGTTGAGTTTCGTGTGTTCATAGTTAGACCATTCCAAATTCGAGGTGCAGTCATGCAAAAAGAATTTGAGCCCAGAGAAGTTTTTTGTTGACGACGTGTAAGTTGACAACTGTCTAATGatctagttttttgttttgaagttcGGACTTCTAGGAGTTCAAATAAATATGCAGgagatttatataataaaattttatatgtgatAACTGATATCTTATAGATTATTCTTTGATTTATTGGTAACCAATAAAGAGATTTCAGCAATAtttctgaatttaaataaataggaGAATGGAAAACGATTCGAGATTTTGAAATCGATGgagttttttaatatgtttttgataAGTACCAGATAAAAGACTGTTACAATAGTCAAGCTGAGTGTTAACAATGCCACATGCAATTGTATTTGCAGCTTCTTTAGTCAGACAAGGACGAATGTAGCGAAGTGCACGAATATGGTAATTGCAGGATTTAATAGTGTTGTTTATGTGCTTGTCCATAGAGAGCGATGAATCTAGGGTGACGCCAAggatttttactgaatttatcgTTGTCAGTGTTGTTCgagaaataacaatttttgaatcatttttatgCTTGGTAATTTGTTTTCTAGATCCAAATAAAAGAGCTTCTGTTTTATTTGGGTTGAGCAGAAGTCCATTTTCTAGAAACCACTTCGTTACTGGTCCAGCACACATATTGATTTCATTAATGCTATCTATGCCTGGGTTGATGACAGTATAAAGTTGGGTATCATCAGCATATTGATGATGATTGGTACCAAGTTTAGCTATAATACGATACATAGAGGAAACAAACATGGAAAATAGAAATGGGCCTAATACACTACCCTGTGGTACTCCTGTTGAACTTCCTATTAGTCTAGATTTTGTTGAACATATATATTCAAGACATTTTGTTGAACATATATAGTCAAgattcaaaacattttgttgaACATATATAGTCAAgattcaaaacattttgttgaACATATATAGtcattcaaaacattttgttgaACATATATAGTCAAGattttgttgaatatatatatatatatatatatatatatatatataaatatatatatatatatatatatcttaatacacatatatatatatatatacatatatatatctacatatatttatatgtgtttatagatatatatatatatatatatatatatataaataagtatatatatatatatatatatatatatatatatatatatatatatatatatatatatatatatatatatatatatatatatatgtatatacatctatatatatctctatatctatatatatacatatatttatatatatatatatatatatatatatatatatatatatatttttatctaaatatatatatatatatatttttatctgaatatatatatttatatttttatgaatatatatgtatatatatatacataaatatatatatatatatatatatatatatatatatatatacgtaaatatatatatatatatatatatatataaatatatacatatatatatacataaacatatattacatatatatatatatacaaaataagatatatacatatacataaatatattattatatataggtatacatatataaatatatatatatatatatatatatatatatttatatgtatatatatatatatacatatatatatgtatatatatatatatacatatatatatatatgtatatatatatatatatttatatgtatatatatatatacatatatatatatatatatatatatatacatatatatatatatataaatatatatatatatatatatatatatatatatttatatatatatatatatgtatacatttatatatatatatatatatatatatatatatatatatatatatatatatatatatatatatatctatatatatatatatatgtgtgtgtgtgtatagaCCTATAGTTTGTTGGCTTTTGGAAAAGCGGAAGGAAAAAAGTGATTCTTACGCCAACACATACgtcaattttaaatacttttgactTTCGTCCAACATTTTCGTGTTGGACGAAAGTCAAAaccattaatttaatttcaaattaattgttatataaaaaaactacaaaaacacaaatttaattgaccagaatgtttttaaaaacattctgaatgtttttaacaatataaacaatgtttttacttttattttttttaatgaaatgtttttatttttgtttttttaaataaaatgtttttatttttattttttttactgtaaatcaTGCGTAGAGTGTTGCTGCATCgattatcttatagcctgactcgcaagggagtgctgctacatcgactgagggtttggttggggcaggcagtctatcattatcattaaaaaaaaaaaattccggtCTTCcactttaatttttacattttgtcaacaaaatatggaaaaaactttcggacagtatgtatatatgtatatttatctatacatttttctttatctatatatacatatattcatatatatatatactagggaTATGACTTTTTTGCAACCTACTAGGCCTGTATCGTAATTCAATgaacttttatgtaaaaagaacGAATAGATGTTTCATTTtgacatattttgaaaaaaggtcACCCCAAAACCAAAAAATCGAATTTTCAATAGGTACACTTTTGTACAGTAAATGAATATTAAAGGCTGAAGATGTTGTAAGAGTCATACTcctgttgttattttatttatttatgcaacaTGTACTGTGATATAGCAAAAAACATTATgtgatatataattatacaagtATTACAAAATTAACAGTATCAAAGCGTCTAGTACAACAATATACATAACTGTGTGTGTCTATAGGCCAACTGTGTTTAGTACATGGGTCACATGATGCTCACGTCTCATAAAGAGTCTAGCGCTTATTACTTAGAATGAATCGAAGTTGCAGTTTGTCTTTCTTTCTGCAGGAAGCATACAGGTCTTGCATCACCTTGATTGCACGTTCAGCTATCTGATTACTTCGTGGTATGTCGATGACGGATGGCTCTTTCTTCCAGTGATTTTTGAATGACTGCAATGCCTTTTTGTAAGGCTTCAATACATCAGATAAATTCTTGAAGTCATTGTCATTGTACTTTTGACTACTAAACCAATGTTCTGCCCACTCATATGAAATGAACCTGCAAACCTTCTCCAAATTCTTTCTCGCTTCAGGCATAAGAATGAACGCCAGAATGGCGAGAATGGCTCTTGAGTTCCATCTGGCATTGCTCATATTAGGAATGTTCTGAAAGTGAATCAGAGGGAAGTTTCTTTGTTCTTCATAGAACCTAAACACTCTTGTTAAATGGTACAAAAACTTCATATCGTCTCTCCACCCTAATTTATCAAGAATTTCTACAGTTCCATTCACAAACTTATCCTTCAGTTCATCATACTTATTCAACAGTTCAGACACAAATGGGTATTCAATGTTTGGAGATTTGGTATCACCCCCAAGTTCTTCGTCCATCACCAGACGGAGAATCCTGTCTAGTACGTGATGCTGACAACCGATAAATTGTGGTATTGTGACACCCTTTAATTTAAACATACGTTGCAACTTCACAACAACTCCATTTCTCTTCCCAGTATTGACGTTTGTTGTATCAGTAATGATCATCTTAATTGAATTCCACAAATTGTATTCATCAATAAGTTTGGCAATTTTTTCAGCAACAGTTTCAGCTTTGCCATCTTTTAAACGCAGTGCATCAAGTTTCACGTCAGTTCTTTCATTCTGAAGTACAACTACCTGATATTCCTTATCATCTATTCGTTTGCCGTCAAAGTGTAAGGACCACTGTTCCATTTTAAGTTGTTgtatcatttctttttttaatttacctgcCTCTTTGAATATGGACTTGTAAATTGCTGATTGACTTTAAGTTGGAATATCAATACCTTGTTGTGATAATACATTGCATATTTTAGCAGCTTTTTTTGTGGAAACTCCACTTGATGTAACCATACTTACAGCAAATTTACTTTTGTAGTgctttctagtttttttctgaGTGTCCTCATCATCGTCTTTATCACCGTCGTCGTCTTCATCATCTTCACTCTTACTTTTGCAGTTTTCAGATTCAGTACCACTGTCTGTGGTAGACAGGACTTGTGATGTGGAAGGTATTGCTGTTCCAGACTGGACTTTCCTTCTCTTGGAAGGGTGAATGGTTTCTTTACTTGCCACTTGTTCTGTTGAGTACCCCACCTGTCCTTTACTTTCTTTTTGTAGGTGGTATAGACGTTTATCTTCCGAGGATAACCATTGGCCATTCACTTTCGTGATGTCAAATAATGCATTGAGAACATCATATTTTCCACGCTTGACACATTCATCATAGACCTTCAGCACCTTCATAAGCTTTGCTCTTATCACTTGATCAGACACACGTGGAAAATTCAGTTTATTGTCCCACAATTTTGTAATTTCCTTAGAAATTTGGTCTATTCGTTCTTTTCTTCCTTTAACATATGCTCCGAGAAACTGGTATCTTCCTACGATCTGCAATTGAATTGGTATTCTGGATTTTTCATCGAGTGAATGTTCTTCTACAGCCACGCTTCCTCTTCTTCTGTGTGACTCTTGAAATCTCACCAAATTTTTAGTCCAAGTCTTCTTGTTCTTTGTTACTGTGGTATGATATTTCTTGTGAGACATCATATAATATTGTTACGACTTTACGGATAGCTGAGCGTAAATATCCGTTTAATAAAGtcgtttaattaataaaatactttaactgTATAGTAATCTAATTATAGTTCGATAATCCAGTCAATGTTGATAACAGTTCGATAATCCAGTCCGTATCCTAACGATAATGCTACAACTACTTATACTTCGTACACTTACAGCGTCTTTATTTCGCTACAGTAGTTCCTTATTATCTCAGTTACACGCAGAGTACTTCATAGAACTATTCACATTATCAACACTGAGCTCTGACAGCAGCTCgcttatataattatttagagCTTCCAGAATGTTCTACTAAGTTCTATAATCTTCTACAGTCTGTTACAGTCGTCTATATCACCGTGGTAACACAATGACGTCATCACATAACAATTCCAAGTATTTGCCGGCACACGGCCGTTTCGTTGCCATGGTAACGTGTGgcgttatatttataaattcataacaaaataatgaaataaatacaataagCTGAAAATTAAGCTTAAGATTAAAACATcggtcaaaaataaatgtataaaaatggtaaatcaaatttttattttggggGTGACCTTTTTTTGTTGCAGAAAGCTATTTGGGCCTTTTTTCATGATTTTAGGTAAAAGTTCATCGATTTATGATACaggaaacattttatttaaaaaaaaattaaaatgtcatatccctaatatatatatatatatatatatatatatatatatatatatatatatatatatatatatgtatatatatatatatatatatatatatatataaatatatatatatatatatatatatatatatatatatatttatatataaatatatataataatgtatgtatatatatatatatatatatatatatatatatatatatatatatataggtattaGGTATtaggtaaataataaaaatattttcagagaAATATTAACGgacaaa is a window of Hydra vulgaris chromosome 15, alternate assembly HydraT2T_AEP DNA encoding:
- the LOC136092105 gene encoding uncharacterized protein LOC136092105 → MYRIIAKLGTNHHQYADDTQLYTVINPGIDSINEINMCAGPVTKWFLENGLLLNPNKTEALLFGSRKQITKHKNDSKIVISRTTLTTINSVKILGVTLDSSLSMDKHINNTIKSCNYHIRALRYIRPCLTKEAANTIACGIVNTQLDYCNSLLSGTYQKHIKKLHRFQNLESFSILLFI